The sequence GCTATGTCATGACTGGAGGTGGAGTATTGGCTGGAGCTGTTATTGATGGACTGTTCTCCTTGGATGATGAATTTGCTGACAAATATGGATGGAGGTTAGTCTAAATAATCATAAAGGTCACAGAAGGTGCTGTATACTGATATCTTCACAGGTGCATGCTTGGGTTTGGAGTCATACCAGCAACACTGATGTTCCTTGGCTTGTGGTTCACCCCAGAGACTCCTAGGTGGTTAGTGTTTCATAACAATGTGGACAAGGCTCGTAAAACATTAAAAAGAGTACGACATTGGAGTGTAGTGGAAGATGAACTGGCTAAGATCACTCAGGCTAGGGACAAATCAACACAAGGAGATTCAATTAGTAAGTAGCATAATTAAGAATTGAATGATGTAACCAGGTTTGCAAAAAAATCAGGTAGTTGTCCAACCAAATAGTTTTCTGTGCAAATCCATGGATGATGATATGCTGTCCTGATACCACTCTGGCTTTGCTGAACAGCTCATGTGGACTTGGCCAGACAGCAGAGAACCATGTGGCCATGGTAGCTTCACCCTCCATTTCTTGTTCACATAAGATACTTACTCACTACCCCTATTCTACCACATGAATATCTTGTCGAAAAGGAGTGCCAAGAGTGATATATTTATGCTCTACCAACACAATAGATGCCAATATATTCAATGGTAGTGAAATTTGGTGGGCTCTACTAGCAAGCCATGATTGATTGAATACTTCAAACCACTGTATGTGTAAATAAGCAACTTTTCACAAAATAGGTCACAACTATTGACTAGGTAGGAGGTGTGTATATTGTGTACCTGGAGCACTCATTCATCACATGTAGTCTTGCTCATGTTGTTTTGCACAAACAATCTATTCAGAAATCAGGTGTTCACAGCCTACAACATCTATGCCATGTATGCATACCTCGTGTATGTACGCTTGGATTAAAAAGGCAATTTTTGCTTGTCTATAGAAAGTGGATGCTGAGGTTGAAATGCTTCTACAAATTAGTTCTATGTGACAGTTCAACCTTCACTTAAATCAGTTAATTTGCATGTATAAACTATATGTATAGAGGTATATAGTGCCTTGTTAATTGCCCCTGCCACTGAACCATAGATATTATCATACTACTTTATAGTCAAAGGTATTCATTGTAACTCAGGGGCTAAAATAGTGAgactagttgtggccaaaaagctagttgtaataGTGACTTTTgtctagttgtaaatggtgattagGCTAGTTATAGAAATCAGAAAGTCAGACTAAAATAGCAAGctacacaatgtttctaaacttggtgacataatagactagtatactcattgtGTAGCAGGTAAATGCAGTCAGTTTAAGACACTTTTTCATATAATGGTTTAAACATCATGTGCATGTGAGACACCATGAtggggaaaagtggattggccatgcaagaccaCTTgctagaatattgtgaagtgtgtAAAATTCCAAGAAGGGTTGGATCCCCATGGGTTCTTGGTCTCTAGGTCTGCTGTTTTTAccgggtaggtataaacagtggacctgggaCCAGGGGACCCGGGGATCCACGAGGATTCAgcttttttttggaattttatacacttcactaTATTCTAtgcttgtactaggtacctctgtaagtagtcttgcatggacAATACACTTTTTTCCCCATCACGGTGTCTCACGATGTTTATAcgaattagaaattataagtgcctctgaaaaagtgtctgaagctgactgcatctTGCTTGCTGCACactgagcatactagtctattatgtgcctagctactaaagtttaaaAACATTGTGAAAATGCACCATGTTGTACGAGGTCGGGTTGTAGAGTTCCTGGGGTGAAACTTTCTGGCTACGAGGCTTAGCTAGCAATTGTTATTTCCCTGGAATAATTaattgcacaatgtttctaaactttagtagctaggtgacataatagactagtatgttcattgtgcagcaggcgagtGGCCAATAAATGCTGCCAGCTTTAGACACTTTTTCAGGGGCACTTACATATAATTAATTGGTATAAACATTGTGTGAGACCATGATGAGggaaagtggattggccatgcaagactacttgcacaggtacctagtacaagtatagaatattgtgaagtgtataaaattccaaaaaaagttGGATCCTTGTGGGTcctgggtccttggtccccaggtccactgtttatacctactcTGTTACAGCAAGTATAAACATGCCCCCACCACCCCAGTTAGTAAGAAATCCTGTCAATTAATTTCCTTCACTGACACTTTGCCACACGTAAATTGTAAGCAAATATGTGTATGTTTAACCTCTACTCCCCCCACCCTCCCGGTCTCAGGTTAGTGCTAGttataaaaaaaaaagatttttagccactgtattgtgtgtatttattatttatttattattattattagcactttacagtgaccagcactgaaggtctgacattTGTGATTATATATTGTATAACTGTTTGTgcaattagagtatttattcCCTTGcagtatgttctattaaaagaCATATTCATGTACTGGTGTATTATGTTACTTTTAATTACATTACAGCAATTATCCAATTCATCAAGGGAGTGCTTGATAACAAGGCAGTCTTATTTGCTATCATTGTTGGCTGTAGTTTACACATACTCAGATCACTCGGCGGTGCAGTCATTGTTCTCAACTACAGTTCAAGTATTTTCAACATGGCTGGATTTGAACAGAAAGAAGCCATCTGGCTGTCAGTTGTACCAGCTTTTGCCAACCTGACTGCTAAGTTTGCTGGTAGCTTGGTAATAGGAAAAATGGGAAGACGAAACCTCTACTTCTTGTCTAGTTTGGGAGCTGCTACATTCCTGGTTGTGTTAGCAATAACTTTTTATGCAAATGACAAAGACAGTCCACCAGCAGTATCACTACATGATGGTGCGTCATGTGATTACAGTAGATGTGGACAGTGTGTGGCAAACTCCAATTGTGGATTTTGTGTTGTGGATCTTGGTAATGGTAAATACTCCAATGGAACATGTAGTAAAGGATCAGAAAAGCATGCTAATTTTATGGCTAACAAAACTTGTGGTGTCCGGCTTGAGTATGAGGAAGAAACAGACTTCAATATTACAACAGACTGGTATTTTGATAACTGTCCTGATAATAAGTTTGCACCACTGGCAATTGTGGCCACTTTTATGTACGTTGTATTCTTTGCTATTGGACTGGCACCACTTCCATGGATCATCAACTCAGAAATATACCCTACATGGGCAAGAGGAAATGCTGTGGCTTTTGCGTCAATGCTCAACTGGATATTCAGTCTAGTGGTGGCCCAAACTTTTCTACCCCTAATTGACCTCGTTGGACAGCTCTACGTCTTCTTATTCTATGCCACAGTTGTGTTTCTTGGCTTCTTGTTTATGTTTTTGTTTGTTCCAGACACCAAAGGGAAAGATCTAGAAGACACCCAAAAGTTATTTGCTAGAGTGTATTGCCTAACATGGTGTAAGTGAAGTGACTCTGAACTGAAagtaattattatttcatccggTATGTGCTATATACAAAGAATTGTAAATTAATAGATGTAAACCTCACATGTAGTTGCTCATGACTCACTAAAGTGAATCATGGTATAATACGTATGGTTATATACGTATATCTGGTACCATAAAAACTGGGAAACAATTATTGTGTATCAACTTGCATGGCTATAAGGCTATACTGGACAATGAGTAATATGTTAAGACATTAGTGTGCTGGGTATTGTAATACACTAACTTGTTGAAGTGCAGCCATACTAATAGGTATTAAGTGATGAATGAGATAGGACTAGATGCAGTGTACATGGCTTAATATCATATACCAACTATTTCAGGCAGTGTTGACActtatttattatctaatttgtcaaaagACAGCTAGGTGCTTGCAGATGTAGAtaggctctaatatctatgcttGCATGCACTGACATGTTTTAGCATAAGCACAGGAAAGAAAGTGCATATGGCATTTCCTGTACCAATATAACCCCAGgaagtgttttgtttttttttgctgtgtAGGAATCATATCTAATTATGGTCATGCATGAATCTGCTGCTGGGGCTCATTCCTGCATGTAGCTATGGGATAGCTAGTTATAGCTAGATGGAAGAAAACATTATTAAATTTGATAAAACAAGTACTCATGTCAGATTACAGTAAAGGAAAGTGTGCGGGCACAGCAAGGAGTATAAGTATATACAATACCaaaaatgtatataataatatatgctaattgaaaaaaaaactgTTAGACTATCAGTTGTCCACTCACAGAAGTTGCGGGCCATGAAAATCTTGAGAACATGTCATACTTGTATGAGCTGCGCTGTCAAAGATCTGATTTGATGTGGTAACAGAAGGTTGTATGAAATCAGTGAAACTCTGATTGTAAGAGGTTGGTAGGTAGTGACCCAGCACACTAATTTCAATTGTTTCATAGTAGCTGGATATCTACTGTCAACTAAACACCATCTCatgccatctctcccaataccccTCACTACTCCTCTGTACAAAGTCCCTACACTATTCACTATTGCCACTGTTGTGATGTCAATAtggataaggtccattagaTTGGGAAGAAAAGGGGCTGGACAAAAAGATTAAACTAATGTGAAGGAAGCACTTGACCTTCAGATGTTGTGAGGTCAAGTGTTCCAATCACCATTGGACTGCCACGGTTAGATCAAGCTCCACTCAAGCAGGTGATAGCTGACCGTAAAAGAGAACAGCTAAAAGAGTAGCACAACCAAGATATCACCAAGCTATAAGGCTGTTCCTTCTTCACAGAAAGCAGAGAAGCAAGTCTCTTGTAAACAGTACTGTCCATTCCCCCTAAAGTAGTGTTTTAATCCTGATATAAGTGCATTTATGAGAATCACCCATAAACACAAACCCATCACCTACAACTACACCATTAATGACATCTCTATCGAAGAAGTTTCATCCACTAGATATATCACCAATGATATGTCATGGTCCACACACATTTATAACATTACATCCAAGGCTCTGTCAGTCAGAGCATTCCTATAGAGAAATCTGAAGTCTTGCCCAACTTAAAAGACCAATTTTAGAATACACCAACcctgtctggtcccctcacaCCAGAAGAGACATTGAAAAAGCTTTCCAGAACAGTCATGGTGAAGTCCCTAAGTTCTTTATGTCTAATAGTAGGGAACCCCTTGGATGAGCAATTCATAGCATCGTCAACAGTAAAACCATGTCCACAGACACATTTGGATGGAAGACCTAGCAGTAACCAATCATAACAAAAGCACAAAGCATCCCAAAAGCCACCTTATGTAGAGCAAACCCATGTTTCTCAATTGGTTGAACAGATAGCCAACAAGAATAAGGTTAAAATTCATTGAAGATTTGCAGGTAACACAGAAGTTAGCTGAGAGGCTAAGGATTTCTACTGCTGCCACCTTATCAAACCAATGATATCTGATGTTGGCCAGTCAAACTTGTTAAATAATAaaacaaaagtagtgaaatcgTGAGTCTCACGGTGAATCCGTgagggttggcaggcctgcagTCTTTGATGTTTCTTTACTGTACCATCGCTCACGCACTGTGATTACGTAACGCGTGATGTCATATCAGTAAAAACGTTATAAGGCTTCGTACACCTTTGTGGTCTGGGACGAGACTAGCTTACTGTGGTTTTCCAAGTGCATGGCAAAGCGTCGtgcgctatacaagcatgtacgtgcgcagttgttcaacagtggattttcagtgacgACTACTGACTCGCAGGACTTCAAGTATGCCTACGCATACAAATCGAACAACAGACGTCAAGGTCGAGGGCGCGGTCTCAGGAATGTTCTGGGTTGTGCCGAGCTTGGTAGACGAAACCTGAAAGAAGATGCACCGGTATGGTTAGATACCTAAGTGTTACATTCAATACACGGTCTTTAGCCTTAAGGGCCACTAATAAGCCCTTAAGGTATGCAATCAGACTAATTACTGATGATGTAAGCGCTGGAATACATACAAGCCTCAATACATTTTTGacctttttaaaattctgtggtTGTGTAGCCATACCATATCAGCATATATTCCAATAAACGGTGTACTGTTAAATAGACCAAAGCCTGCCCTACACATTGGTGGTGGTCTGGGATTAATCTGTCAAGACAatcttgtgtagtgaagtgataAAGTTGATTGGTTTTTTTAACTAATAATGCTTGTGAAATTGTTAAAACCATGTTTAGTAAGTTCACCACTATACCTAAAGTGTTAATTTTCATTACAAAGAAGAGTCCTTACTAGTTTATTGTACTGGTAAACCTATCTCTTTGTACCAATcactattaggccactccaaataaatttcctgtttcccgtcctgatcTCAGATGCAGGCGGGcaggtggtccatttccattatttcattatgagattggcagcttttcaagccattatttgcctggcacagctatAGAAAGCTGCAAAAAGcatgttccttccttttcaagGTGCAAAAATAGAAGTTTGTACCGACTTGATAACACTGCTGACACATGAGCtaacactgtttcaagatggcttttactaagcctgtcagtatgcaagaatagccggaaaataatggaagaatacggaataatggaatatttagagctgacagtaaccagatgcgggcagtggacgggaaacaggaaatttatttggagtggccttatcaatAGCACTTTTTGACCACAAAACCATGTTAGTGTTATCACTTCACTACTCAGGATTTCCTTGACAGATTAATCCCAGACCATCACTAGCATGTAGGGCAGGCTTTGGTCTATTTACTAGTACAGATTTTATTGGGATATACAATATGGTTGCAagagcagtggcggatctaggatttttaaaagggggtttctgaaaaatGTTATAGCTAAATAAAGAATCTGATGACAATTCtctgagattttagaagctctgagattggattttaggctatttttagttagctattacaataaatccaaagctttaaactgtaaatagttactaattattattatgtagctttgattgctctattagagtagttacttgattgctctattagagtagttacttgactgctctattagagtatctcgatcgtttttaatgtagtgggagatgaaaagtgaagtgttgctgagggtttaataccTCTAAATGGTGTTAATTAaatgcaactgcatgcatgctactgaaatgcAGTGGTATacagttgtttgctatgacaaattgtcaatacaacactgttaatgtatttcaatgccactgagctaaatttaaaagggagtTTCTGTCGggaccccagaaacccatctagatccgccactgaggaGCCTATTGAGGTTGTGGAATTTTGGTTGACACGATGTACTCCAGCAGTCAATTAAGAAACCCTACAAAGTTAATGAATACTTCTACAAAAAATGAAAAGGGCTATTGTTCACCCACCCGCACGGTAATTTTAGAGCCGCATGCaaatgagccttatccaaaaTTACATCACATACATAAAAATGGCCGTTGTAGTGTGGGGaagtttgtaaaatttgtatgggtgactatggggagaaaatttttgaacagcAATATCTCAGTCAAGacagaagatatcgagctctaaccagcaggccggtatggttataaattaactttgttttgaaaatcaactgaaaatcacttttacttgtgtattgtaatgtcttataactatacctgctagttagagtttgatatcttccttcttggctgagatactgccgttcaaaaattttcttcccatagtttcccatacaaattttacgaacgtcCCCACACAATAGTGGCCAtatttatgtctgtgacgtaattttggataaggctcatttATTATTGCTTTTGATAGTCATGTAATCTAAATATTTTTTGTTTATAAGTACTAGTGTGATCATATggtctaattattattattggaaaGGTAGTGAGTTTCTGATGTTGTTTAGTGCCAAAAAGCATGGAAAAATCTACGTAGTTTGAATCCATTCCAACCTCAGGCCGGATTACAGGCAGCGTATCTCTTCAAGTAGCCATTGGT comes from Dysidea avara chromosome 4, odDysAvar1.4, whole genome shotgun sequence and encodes:
- the LOC136252967 gene encoding proton myo-inositol cotransporter-like, which gives rise to MEDSITVSQELPTLAKQKRPFTPESTPLVESAMERDVKTESFEQVRRPTKPLVYGIVATCALGSFLWGYNLSVIAGAMLIIADHFSLSVQWHGFVVSVMIAGAAVGAFTAGVLNDKLGRWMVMMFSAVLFGVGAVVMGLALSRVYLVVGRAIVGVGTGFFTVTGSVYIAELVPSYIRGKLVFLSYVMTGGGVLAGAVIDGLFSLDDEFADKYGWRCMLGFGVIPATLMFLGLWFTPETPRWLVFHNNVDKARKTLKRVRHWSVVEDELAKITQARDKSTQGDSITIIQFIKGVLDNKAVLFAIIVGCSLHILRSLGGAVIVLNYSSSIFNMAGFEQKEAIWLSVVPAFANLTAKFAGSLVIGKMGRRNLYFLSSLGAATFLVVLAITFYANDKDSPPAVSLHDGASCDYSRCGQCVANSNCGFCVVDLGNGKYSNGTCSKGSEKHANFMANKTCGVRLEYEEETDFNITTDWYFDNCPDNKFAPLAIVATFMYVVFFAIGLAPLPWIINSEIYPTWARGNAVAFASMLNWIFSLVVAQTFLPLIDLVGQLYVFLFYATVVFLGFLFMFLFVPDTKGKDLEDTQKLFARVYCLTWCK